The following proteins are co-located in the Sphingomonas panacis genome:
- a CDS encoding M28 family peptidase: MRALLLGLTFLAAPALAQTPAISVQTLKDVTQTLSSDAFEGRKPATPAEDKTVAYIVERFKAAGLKPGVDGGWFQNVPLVDMTATNVAPLTITGGKTPLSFAYRTDMVVKTYRVTPHIAVKDSDVVFVGYGITAPERGWNDYAGVNVKGKTVIILVNDPDWQSPERTGLFEGKAMTYYGRWVYKYEEAARQGAAAAIIVHDTEPAAYGWGVVQSSNTGPQLELDEKGDHMNESAAIGWVQLDKAKALFASAGKDFAALTEAAKHKGFRAVPLGLKASVAFDNTIRRQASKNVVGILPGTSAPNDYVLYSAHWDHLGHCDAVKGDGICNGALDNASGVAGLVALAGAQAKAGPAKRSIVFLSVTAEEAGLLGSRYYAEHPVYPLSHTVGGVNMDVLNVKGRTHDFEITGAGKSELEDRMKILVEAQGRVVKPEPNPERGSYFRSDHFSFAKLGVPMFDGGAGEDLVVGGEAAGHAATLDYIANRYHKPQDEYDPKWDWSGAVEDLTLYYRLGRELADGDAWPNWYKTAEFRAIRDKQRAAAQ; this comes from the coding sequence ATGCGCGCCCTTTTGCTCGGCCTGACGTTTCTTGCCGCCCCTGCGCTTGCGCAGACCCCAGCCATCTCGGTGCAGACGCTCAAGGACGTGACCCAGACGCTCTCGTCGGACGCGTTCGAGGGGCGCAAACCCGCCACTCCGGCCGAAGACAAGACCGTCGCGTATATCGTCGAGCGCTTCAAGGCGGCGGGGCTCAAGCCCGGGGTCGATGGCGGTTGGTTCCAGAACGTGCCGCTGGTCGATATGACCGCGACCAACGTCGCGCCGCTGACCATCACCGGCGGCAAGACCCCGCTCAGCTTCGCCTATCGCACCGACATGGTGGTCAAGACCTATCGCGTCACGCCGCACATCGCGGTGAAGGACAGCGACGTCGTGTTCGTCGGCTATGGCATCACCGCGCCCGAGCGCGGCTGGAACGATTATGCCGGCGTGAACGTGAAGGGCAAGACGGTCATCATCCTCGTCAACGATCCCGACTGGCAATCGCCCGAGCGCACCGGTTTGTTCGAAGGCAAGGCGATGACCTATTATGGCCGCTGGGTTTATAAGTACGAAGAGGCCGCGCGGCAGGGTGCTGCGGCGGCGATCATCGTTCACGATACCGAGCCGGCTGCGTATGGCTGGGGTGTCGTCCAGTCGAGCAACACCGGCCCGCAACTCGAACTCGACGAGAAGGGCGATCACATGAACGAGAGCGCCGCGATCGGTTGGGTGCAGCTCGACAAGGCCAAGGCGTTGTTCGCGAGTGCTGGCAAGGATTTCGCCGCGCTGACCGAAGCGGCCAAGCACAAGGGCTTCCGCGCGGTGCCGCTCGGCCTGAAAGCGTCGGTCGCGTTCGACAACACGATCCGGCGGCAGGCGTCGAAGAACGTCGTCGGCATCCTGCCGGGCACCTCGGCTCCGAACGATTACGTCCTCTACAGCGCGCATTGGGATCATCTCGGCCATTGCGATGCGGTGAAGGGCGACGGCATCTGCAACGGCGCGCTCGACAATGCGAGCGGTGTCGCCGGGCTGGTCGCGCTCGCCGGAGCGCAGGCCAAGGCCGGACCCGCGAAGCGTTCGATCGTGTTCCTGTCGGTTACGGCGGAGGAAGCGGGGCTGCTCGGCTCGCGCTATTACGCCGAGCACCCAGTCTATCCGCTGTCCCACACGGTCGGCGGGGTCAACATGGATGTGCTCAACGTGAAGGGGCGCACGCATGACTTCGAGATCACCGGCGCGGGCAAGTCCGAGCTCGAGGACAGGATGAAGATCTTGGTCGAAGCGCAGGGCAGGGTGGTCAAACCCGAACCCAACCCTGAGCGCGGCAGCTATTTCCGTTCGGACCATTTCAGCTTCGCCAAATTGGGCGTGCCGATGTTCGATGGCGGCGCGGGCGAGGATCTCGTGGTTGGCGGCGAGGCAGCTGGCCATGCCGCGACGCTCGACTATATCGCCAACCGCTACCACAAGCCGCAGGACGAATATGATCCCAAGTGGGATTGGTCGGGCGCGGTCGAGGATCTCACCCTATATTACCGGCTCGGCCGCGAACTCGCCGATGGCGATGCCTGGCCCAATTGGTACAAGACCGCCGAATTCCGCGCGATTCGCGACAAGCAGCGTGCGGCCGCGCAATAG
- a CDS encoding MGH1-like glycoside hydrolase domain-containing protein produces MVLVAAAPAPLAPQLDRDAILTQQYGNDADWYRDRIPLFDSSDATLDAVYYYRWQVFRAHQRDLGAKGYISTEFLNDVGWQREPYASLNDATAFHIAEGRWLRDRRFADDYINFLYLDGGNDRHFSESIADAVWGRYLVDHDRDAAVRLLPAMRLIYGLWDDGFDFTKGLYWIEPLLDATEYTVSSVDASGGKDGFRGGDAFRPSINSFQYANAMAISRLSALAGDPATAADYAARAGRLRGRMLDALWSDSFGHFIDRYKVSNEHVTYWDQIRARELVGYLPWTFGLIGADAKFDRAWTHILSANELGGPAGLRTTEPSYQYYMRQYRYDAATGLRECQWNGPVWPFQTTQVLTGLANRLHGGPDGVIGRGDYLRLLRQYAKMHYQGDRLDLEEDYDPATGKPIVGLPRSHHYFHSGFDDLVISGLAGITPQPDDSVVVDPLLPAKDRTRDRLRWFAVQDVPYHGRSLSVVYDEDGRHYRGGAGLRVYVDGVLAASRATLGKLVVPVAAKANAAIERPLAQSINLVRAEYPKPSASSGTDPERLHQGIDGRVWFMPELPNGWDSTGATQDEWFAVDFGKPVTLDRAEVSFFAGGAFAMPDSYRLEYRVNGAWRPLDTNGAAPRPNATNVLTWQPIRTDAIRLAIRKPAGKHVRLAEMKLF; encoded by the coding sequence TTGGTTCTTGTCGCCGCTGCACCCGCGCCTCTCGCGCCACAGCTCGACCGCGACGCGATCCTCACGCAGCAGTATGGCAACGATGCCGACTGGTATCGCGACCGCATCCCGCTGTTCGACAGTTCAGACGCGACGCTCGACGCGGTCTATTATTACCGCTGGCAAGTGTTCCGCGCGCACCAGCGCGATCTCGGTGCCAAGGGCTATATCTCGACCGAGTTCCTCAACGACGTCGGCTGGCAGCGCGAACCCTATGCCAGCCTCAACGACGCGACCGCCTTCCACATCGCCGAGGGCCGCTGGCTGCGCGACCGCCGCTTCGCCGATGATTACATCAATTTTCTCTATCTCGACGGCGGCAACGACCGGCATTTCAGCGAATCGATCGCCGATGCGGTGTGGGGCCGCTACCTCGTCGATCACGATCGCGACGCCGCCGTGCGGTTGCTGCCGGCGATGCGGCTGATCTACGGATTATGGGACGACGGCTTCGATTTCACCAAAGGGCTGTACTGGATCGAGCCGTTGCTCGATGCGACCGAATATACCGTGTCGTCGGTCGATGCCTCGGGCGGCAAGGACGGGTTTCGCGGCGGTGACGCGTTCCGCCCGTCGATCAACAGTTTCCAATATGCCAATGCGATGGCGATCAGCCGGCTGTCGGCGCTGGCGGGCGATCCGGCGACGGCGGCGGACTACGCCGCCCGCGCCGGGCGGTTGCGCGGCCGCATGCTCGACGCGCTGTGGAGCGACAGCTTCGGCCACTTCATCGACCGCTACAAGGTCAGCAACGAGCACGTGACATATTGGGACCAGATCCGCGCGCGCGAACTGGTCGGCTATCTGCCCTGGACGTTCGGGCTGATCGGTGCGGATGCCAAGTTCGATCGTGCGTGGACGCATATCCTCTCGGCGAACGAACTCGGCGGCCCGGCGGGGCTGCGCACCACCGAGCCAAGCTATCAATATTACATGCGGCAATATCGCTATGATGCGGCGACGGGTTTGCGCGAATGCCAGTGGAATGGACCCGTCTGGCCGTTCCAGACGACGCAGGTGCTCACCGGCCTCGCCAACCGCCTCCATGGCGGCCCCGACGGTGTGATCGGGCGCGGCGATTATCTGCGGCTGCTGCGGCAATATGCGAAGATGCACTATCAGGGCGACAGGCTTGATCTGGAGGAGGATTACGATCCCGCCACCGGCAAGCCGATCGTGGGCCTGCCGCGCAGCCACCATTATTTCCACAGCGGCTTCGACGATCTGGTGATCTCCGGTCTCGCCGGCATCACCCCGCAGCCCGACGACAGCGTCGTGGTCGATCCGCTGTTACCGGCGAAAGACCGAACCAGGGACCGGCTGCGCTGGTTCGCGGTGCAGGACGTGCCCTATCATGGCCGGTCGCTGTCGGTGGTCTATGACGAGGACGGCCGGCACTATCGTGGCGGCGCTGGCCTGCGCGTGTATGTCGACGGGGTGCTGGCGGCATCGCGCGCGACTCTCGGCAAGCTGGTCGTGCCGGTCGCGGCCAAGGCGAATGCGGCGATCGAACGCCCGCTCGCGCAGTCGATCAACCTCGTCCGCGCCGAGTATCCCAAGCCGAGCGCATCGAGCGGCACCGATCCAGAGCGGCTGCATCAGGGCATCGATGGGCGGGTGTGGTTCATGCCCGAACTGCCCAACGGCTGGGACTCGACAGGCGCGACTCAGGACGAATGGTTCGCGGTCGATTTCGGCAAGCCGGTCACGCTCGACCGCGCCGAAGTGTCGTTCTTCGCGGGCGGCGCGTTCGCGATGCCGGACAGCTACCGGCTCGAATATCGCGTAAACGGCGCATGGCGACCGCTCGACACGAACGGCGCGGCGCCCCGGCCCAACGCCACCAATGTACTGACGTGGCAACCGATCCGCACCGATGCGATCCGCCTCGCGATCCGCAAGCCTGCGGGCAAGCACGTCCGCCTCGCCGAGATGAAGCTGTTCTGA
- a CDS encoding agmatine deiminase family protein, whose amino-acid sequence MTIIVPPAEWAPHKAVWIGFPSHPELWEDDLEPAREEVAAFGRAVHAGGKGERVILVAADDAAAQAAARLAGDYADVVVQPFGDIWLRDTGPILLADGSARSFRFNGWGGKYDLPGDDDVGLRLAATIDAAVERCEWVLEGGAIDGDGTGRVVTTEQCLLNPNRNPDLSKDEIAARLRDDLGFSEILWLGDGLLNDHTDGHVDNLARFVAPGVVAIPEATENDPNGLIYSQAADAAAAAGLEVVRIPSPGEVLRDDEIVPASYMNFYIGNAAVVVPLYGAPNDDAAVAAVQALFPDRQAVGLRADAILTGGGSFHCISQQIPA is encoded by the coding sequence ATGACCATTATCGTCCCCCCCGCCGAATGGGCGCCGCATAAGGCTGTCTGGATCGGTTTCCCGAGCCATCCCGAACTGTGGGAGGACGATCTCGAACCGGCGCGTGAGGAAGTGGCGGCGTTCGGTCGCGCGGTCCATGCCGGCGGCAAGGGCGAGCGCGTGATCCTCGTCGCCGCCGATGACGCGGCGGCGCAGGCGGCGGCGCGCTTGGCGGGGGACTATGCAGACGTCGTGGTCCAGCCGTTCGGCGACATCTGGCTGCGCGACACCGGGCCGATCCTGCTCGCCGACGGCAGCGCGCGCTCGTTCCGCTTCAATGGCTGGGGCGGCAAATACGATCTGCCGGGCGACGACGATGTCGGATTGCGGCTGGCGGCCACGATCGACGCGGCGGTCGAGCGCTGCGAGTGGGTGCTCGAAGGCGGCGCGATCGACGGCGATGGCACCGGCCGCGTCGTCACCACCGAACAATGCCTGCTCAACCCCAACCGCAACCCTGATCTCAGCAAGGACGAGATCGCGGCGCGGTTGCGCGACGATTTGGGGTTCAGCGAGATTCTGTGGCTCGGCGACGGGCTGCTCAACGATCATACCGACGGCCATGTCGACAATCTCGCGCGCTTCGTCGCGCCGGGCGTGGTGGCGATCCCCGAGGCGACCGAGAACGATCCCAACGGGCTGATTTACAGCCAGGCCGCCGATGCTGCGGCAGCGGCGGGGCTGGAAGTCGTGCGGATTCCCTCGCCCGGCGAAGTGCTGCGCGACGACGAGATCGTGCCGGCAAGCTATATGAACTTCTACATCGGCAACGCGGCCGTCGTTGTGCCGCTGTACGGCGCACCCAACGACGATGCGGCGGTGGCGGCGGTGCAGGCGCTGTTCCCGGATCGTCAGGCAGTCGGCTTGCGTGCCGATGCCATCCTGACCGGCGGCGGCAGCTTCCACTGCATCAGCCAGCAGATTCCGGCCTGA